In a genomic window of Candidatus Marinarcus aquaticus:
- the fabI gene encoding enoyl-ACP reductase FabI: MLMKGKKGVILGVANNKSIAYGIAKACAAQGAEIAFTYLNDSLKKRVEPIAAEFGSENLVYPCDVSKPEEIKALKVSLEKDLGQIDFIVHSIAFAPKEGLSGRFYDISKDAFDIAMDISVYSLIEVTRELKPLLSENASILTLSYYGGVKYIPNYNLMGVAKAALEMTTKYLAEDLGKDGCRVNAISAGPIKTLAAAGIGDFRFMLKWNEAHSPLKKNVTIDEVGNSGMYLLSDLSSAVTGEIHYVDSGFNIMGMPAVEFDENGKPTIAWNGTDK; this comes from the coding sequence ATGTTAATGAAGGGTAAAAAAGGGGTAATTCTTGGGGTTGCTAACAATAAATCAATTGCATATGGAATTGCTAAAGCGTGTGCGGCTCAAGGGGCTGAGATTGCATTTACATATTTAAATGACAGCTTGAAAAAAAGAGTTGAGCCAATCGCTGCTGAGTTTGGAAGTGAAAACTTAGTCTATCCATGTGATGTAAGCAAACCTGAAGAGATCAAAGCACTGAAAGTCTCTTTAGAGAAAGACTTAGGGCAAATTGATTTCATCGTTCACTCAATTGCATTTGCTCCAAAAGAGGGTCTGTCTGGAAGATTCTATGACATCTCTAAAGATGCCTTTGATATTGCTATGGACATCTCTGTATACTCTTTAATCGAAGTAACACGAGAGTTAAAACCATTGTTAAGTGAAAACGCATCGATTTTAACACTTTCATACTATGGTGGAGTAAAATACATCCCGAACTATAACTTAATGGGGGTTGCAAAAGCAGCACTAGAGATGACAACAAAATATTTAGCTGAAGACTTAGGTAAAGATGGATGCCGAGTCAATGCAATCAGTGCAGGACCAATTAAAACGTTAGCAGCAGCTGGGATTGGTGATTTCAGGTTCATGCTTAAATGGAATGAAGCACACTCACCACTTAAAAAGAATGTCACCATTGATGAAGTAGGAAACTCAGGTATGTATCTGCTTTCTGATTTAAGCAGTGCCGTAACAGGTGAGATTCACTACGTGGATTCAGGGTTTAACATCATGGGTATGCCAGCGGTTGAGTTTGATGAGAATGGGAAGCCAACGATTGCTTGGAACGGTACTGATAAATAG